In the Arachis hypogaea cultivar Tifrunner chromosome 20, arahy.Tifrunner.gnm2.J5K5, whole genome shotgun sequence genome, AAAGAGCAAAAATTAGtattgagaaataaaaataattagaaagaaaaaagaataggAAAAAGACAAAGGCAGTAGTAATAATCTGATTTGCAGAATAGATTATAAATAATGCAGACGGTCCGAGATCTGTCTATCTGCTTCAGAAGACAAATTGAGAATCATCATCATTTGAGAGTAATGGAAGAAAGCATGTCAGGCTTTTGCATAAGCGACGGAAGAGGAAGTGTTGCTAATAACAATAATAGTGGCGGAAGTGGAACAAAGTGTGGGCGTTGGAACCCAACAACCGAACAAGTGAAGGTTCTGACAGAACTTTTCAGCTCTGGACTCAGAACTCCAAGCACCGATCAGATTCAGAGGATCTCTAATCAGCTCAGTTTCTATGGCAAGATTGAAAGCAAGAATGTCTTCTATTGGTTTCAGAATCATAAGGCTAGGGAGAGACAGAAAAGAAGGCGGCTTTCTTTTGATCATGATCATGGAGGTGGTGGAGTTGGAGATAATCATAGCACCATCAATATTAATCATTCTTCGACACAAAGTAAGTATCATACATATGTCCTCTTTgatttaatttgtgtttttgtattttttatttttaaaaattcttgaaaaaaattaaaacaagaaaataaaagttaaatgtttttgttgtatttttatggtttttatt is a window encoding:
- the LOC112783852 gene encoding WUSCHEL-related homeobox 5-like isoform X2 — translated: MQTVRDLSICFRRQIENHHHLRVMEESMSGFCISDGRGSVANNNNSGGSGTKCGRWNPTTEQVKVLTELFSSGLRTPSTDQIQRISNQLSFYGKIESKNVFYWFQNHKARERQKRRRLSFDHDHGGGGVGDNHSTININHSSTQSFAQLYSESEKVIETLQLFPLNSFGESESSEKLSSRVHANDQCRDNNNLMFSYTMGEQIDHPPLDLRLSFM
- the LOC112783852 gene encoding WUSCHEL-related homeobox 5-like isoform X1 gives rise to the protein MQTVRDLSICFRRQIENHHHLRVMEESMSGFCISDGRGSVANNNNSGGSGTKCGRWNPTTEQVKVLTELFSSGLRTPSTDQIQRISNQLSFYGKIESKNVFYWFQNHKARERQKRRRLSFDHDHGGGGVGDNHSTININHSSTQTGFAQLYSESEKVIETLQLFPLNSFGESESSEKLSSRVHANDQCRDNNNLMFSYTMGEQIDHPPLDLRLSFM